Part of the Zingiber officinale cultivar Zhangliang chromosome 6A, Zo_v1.1, whole genome shotgun sequence genome, GAAGGTTTATGTTAAAGGAAATGGAAATGTTGTATATTGAATTCAACCTAAATTGTGCACATCAAGCAAGATTGTGCAAATCATTCTTGATTTAGCCGATTCATGATGATTCTTCTTTCAGGTTCTGTGTTACTGTAAATATTTTCCTATTTACATGTTCTTCTGTTCGTTTTGTTTTTGCCCATTGTGTTTCTATATTTTGATATAGTCTTGGTGTATGATAGATGGTAAACATAGTTGTAGACATGAATATGTTCAATGAAGCGAAATCAAAGATGATTGATAAAAATAATCTTAGAAAGTTGATATTAATTAAACTAGAAACCTTTCATTTCAGAGAACATGAGCAGACAATATTCCTATAGTTGACATTGGCATGATTTATTATTGTTATATTCTCATTCTGTTCTACCAACAAACAAATACCTTACTTTTGAAGCAAATACATATTGAAATGAGCAAATATATGAATTGCAAACGAGTCATTTGGCTTATTTCACAACAATCTCTCAGCCGTTTACAAAATTCTGGAACCGTTAAATGTCTCAGCTTGAACATTTATTAACTATTTATTTTTCCTAAGTACCATTTCTTTGAAACTTTACATCTTGTGTTCTGCAGGATTTTGGCTGCCTCAGTTGTTATCGACTTGATGAGAAAATCCTAGATTTGTTGAgagttttagttttattattgaaATGGAATTTAAACTTTCTTTTCAATTCTATCAAACTTGTTTTGTCAAATACTGAGCTTGTATTTTTGTTGATTACTGAGCAAGTTTATCATGTGAAACTTTTAACTTAGCTTATGGGTCGAAGTTTATATGCACCAGAAACTCTGAATTATTGGCCCCTCCCTTTCAAATTCCCCAATTGGCGTATCGACTATCTTTCTGTTCAGATCCATCACTAGTTTCAGTTAAAATCTCAGGTTAAGCATGAATAGATCCTGATATTTTAAAGCCCACATCGTCTATATGAAAAATTCCAGTTAGCTTCTCAACTGTGCGAAGGCAAAAGTCAACACCTTATCTCTTATGAATTCAGTCTTTCAACCCTCCCAACACTCATCTCCTTGCTGCCTCAAAGTCAACACCTTCCCTTCCCTTTCCTCAAGCTGCAGCAATGTATAAACAAACTCTGAGATCCAAAGTTCCTTCTCAGTCATGCCAATCATCGTTGACCGCATGTAAAACTTTAACAACTCCATTACATCGATCTCATGCCAACTGCCCTGTGCATGGTCAAAGTCTATCACCATTCCCATGAATGCATACAatcatgtgtatatatatattacatatgCAAGTATTGACTTTCATTCTTGAATATGAATTTTAATTGTAtagatatgtatatatataattgttgTTGGGAAAGATCCAAGTAAAAGTCACATGCACACTTGAATACATGCTAAGCTCTCATATATTCCTTCTTCTGTTTTGTTTATTTTACTAAATCGGGTTAGGAATGTTATTCGTTTCACGTGTTCaattttataatttcaaaaaatacATGTTACATTCCCGTTATACCTCTTGTTTTGCTTTTCACATTTAAAGTTTTCTGAACATGTTAAAAAAAAACCACTATTCTCTATATACACTATTGAATTTAGATAGTAGAACATGCGTTAAAGTTTGCATGactatattaattttgatttaaagtaatttaaaaaattttaggtttaaagctagaGATAATTTCTTTTGAATCTGATAAAAGATTCGACCTAAATGGAGTAAAATATAGAAGGACTATCAATAATATTTGAATATAtgattagattatatatatatataattcttgaTGTTAGAGTAtgttatatagatatttaatttattttttaattatgtatatatacacacataatattaattctaatatatttttgttgaatgatgatAGTTAGATGGAAAAAAATTTATTAGTATAGAAGATATTTAATCTTTCAATGgtataaatatgagaatgaatATTTTATATCCAATGGCTATGAGAACAGAGGATATGAAATgtgacatgaatttgatttattGTCATTCCTAAATAAAGTTGATTGATGTGAAAATTTAGAAGtgtgatattttttaaataggaACTTATTGATGATGTTAGGTAATGAGTATTATTGTTTTAGATTTTATAATAAGTTTATGACAGATTTTATAAAgtctttaaagtttaaaattttattatttttaatttacatTATCAAATTAAGATACGAGAGCACAAATATATTAAAgaggatttcaaaatttaaaattatccgatgaattttaaaaattttaaattattttaaaccaaaATCTAGTGTTCTCTTACAAGTTTACGTAATATATCTATGTTCTCTTATTTAAATTTGATAGCGTAAATAAAAAATAGTGAATTTTTAAATGGGAAGAATAcaaatttgaaaatcaaaaaaataaaaatatgatatcTAATTTTAGAATTATGAAAATTAAGTACGCACCATGGGTAATACTAAAATTTCCTCACGGGATTAAGTAAAATGTCATTATTTTACCGGTACAATTACTATAGTCCAAGTGATGATATTAAAAACATACAATAAAATTCCTCCCATTCCGAAGGTCATTTGATATCCTAATTTATCTTCTTTCATCGTGACGAGGAACACTTAAGACCAGCGaagtcactttttttttttttttataaaagcacCATTGTAATTTTCTTTAACACTCCTTGTTTTACTTTTAATCATTAtattgttaaattatttaataaaaaatgataGGAGGGGTTTGGTGGGTGTTTGTACTTTtcattatataaaaataacagaaaaaaatatttattaggaAGTGAAATGGAAATGTTTGACAATTTCAAGGTGTAATTTGTTAACTTTAAAATTGTAGGGACATTTTGAAAATTTcgaggtaaattaaaaaaaaaaatctccgtGTACAAAACTTAATGTGTCTGTTTTTTTAGAAGTTATGAGTAAGCTCAATGGCCCGATCCGCTGAGCGGGAGGAATTAACGGAAAAGGCATATCCGGCGATCGGCTGCCACCGGAACTCCCGTCTCCCTCCCGCCTCCAATTTGCATCTAAAACGGGGTTGCCGCCTCCGCCGTCCTATCAGGAACCAGTCTTTTTCGGGCAGTAGACAGAGTGGCCCTGTCACTGCCCTTGTGACTCGGAAGCTCCATGGAGCCGTCCGGAAGGAGAAGACGTCGACGCGAGGAGTGGGGTGGTCTTCTTCCGGAGATCCTCTGGCGGCCTTCTCGGCGAGGAAACTGGCGACGGCGCTGTGGCATTTACCGGCGGTGGGATTTATAGGGAGCGAGAGACAAGGTAGAGTCGCTCGGCTAGGGTTGGAGGTAAGATATTGTTGCGTGCTTTCTTTGACAACCTAAAATTTGTCCCTTTACTCGTGAATCTTATGCAACTCCCTTTGCCCAGACACTGATTTGCGAAGAATAGCACCTCAAAGTTAtggaattaaatttatttttaagtgagGATCTGATCTTCTTCTTGACCCTTTGCGCATGGATTGCATTTTTACTCTAAAAAAATCCTCTTTCTCCTCTTCTATGTTGAGAAATTTGGAAGTGTACAGATGTGCACTTTcaggaagaaaaagaattaagTTAGATCACTAAAAGAATTGGAATAAACCACTCACAGTTGTTCAGAGAATTAATCAAGACCGTGATAGAAAAGCATTAAGGCATTATTTTCAAAATGCTATATCCATGTAATCTTATGAGTAACATTTCACTTCAGTATTATTTCAGATCAGGTGGTTTGTTGTGGTCCTTTTTTGTGGTCCTAGATGGAAATTTTACTTGCGCATAATTAGTGAATCAATTGTTCCTTGGCTGTTGCTTGTTGTCATGCTGGAAACCATGTTTGCATTTATGCTGCCTTCATACTTCTTGCTTGTAGTATTACTGTAATTGTTAAAAGTACATACATTTTTCTTGTGCATCAAATGAACTGCTGGCCACAATCATCTATTGCTATAGAAATCTCACTCAACTCAATCCCTCATTGCAAAATTGTTAAGTAGGTGTTCCCCCAGAATAAGGTAAGATCGAGCATATGACATAAAAATTATGAGATCGAATCATAAAATATAGAAAAACAATGCATGAGAAAAATAGGCTGTCTCAATAATATGGCAGTGCACATATAGATACAAATTTAACTTAGAAATCATCAAATAGGAGAAAGTGCAATAATAATGAATCAACATAAGCATATCTTTATTATTTGAGCAACAACAATAACTCCATTAAAGTTGTTAATCCAATTTCTTGAATTAATACGCTGCATAAACAAGTATAATAAATCAACAAATTGTTGGATCTAGTATACTATCTACTAATTCCAACATAAACTTCAAATCTAAAATTATACTATCAAGTATCAGAAAAGGTTTGCAAGGTCAAAATATAAAGTTCCAAAAAAATATGCGCTGTTAGGGACGATGAGGAGGAGTCTACCTCAAGTTTGAAATTCACTACTCTTCCTCAACCCACAAAGATGAACATGGGTTTTGGGAGAGGGAAAAGAATGAGTCTTATTTACAATAATGTTTTAAATAGAAATGTTAGGTTTTCCATTAGGTAAGTATTAAATTGTATTAAATCTATATTCTATAATTgatataaatttcaaaattaactaaaaataGTAATATTTTTAGGCATTTATGCTCCaagatttgaatttaattagaaATTCTAATTTCAAGTTATAACATTAAAAATTATCCTAAATTAGATTATAcaagtaatttttcaaatttgCAGCCAAACGCAACGCACCTCCAATGTCCAAATGTTTGCGATCAAGATGGAAGAATCCTCCACAATAGCAAGGGTAATGAACTTGGTAGTCTTATTTCCCCTTGCAGCTTGAATGCTAGTACACAAAAGGTAATCCTACGTTTGTGGTCAATAGGCTAGTTGATATAAGCCAATGCAGTTCGGTTTCATATGGCatcttttgtttgattttatctATAAGAAGCTTAAAGCTTCTGCTGCGAATCCCTTCTTTGTGATGACACAGGCAACAAAATGGGAGTCTCGGTGCTTAAAGTCTTTGGATGAGATGTGTTATCCTATTAATCACACCAAGCTTCACAAATATCAGCTTTACAATGCTTCTGTTATTCCTGTTCTCCAGGCAAAGTTAGTGCAAGCACATTCTCTCATTAATGAACTTAGAAATGGGAGAGAGCCTGCGAACAAGAAGCTCATTCATTTCCTTAGAAAGCTTTTGGAGGAAAAAGCTTTATGGCAGAGAGGAGAGCATGAGaaagttcaaaatattttgaacacCATGAAGAATGATCTAAACAGAGAGAGGAAAAGCCGAAAGAGGGCTGAGGCGGTGCATTCCAAGCTGGTAAATGAGCTTGCTCAGGTCAAACTATCAGCAAAGCAGTATATGCAAGACTATGAGAAGGAGAGGAAGGCACGTGAGTTTGTTGAGCATGCATGCAATGAGTTTGCAAAGGAAATTGGAGACGACAAAGCTGAAGTACTAACTTTGAAAAGAAAATCAGTGAAGGTCCAAGAGGAATTAGATGCTGACAGAAAAATGTTACATCTTGCAGAGCTTTGGCGTGAAGAAAGAGTTCAGATGAAGCTGGTGGATGCAAACTTGATGCTTAAGGAGAAATATGCAGACTTGATGAGGCTTCAAGAagatttagatgtttttattatAACACATTCCACAACTAATATGAGAGTCTCAGTACTGAAAGAAGCTGTTATGCTTAGAGAATCTGTCAATTCTGTGAAACTTGAGGACATTCAGTTTTATTACCAGCCTCCTGCTTCAGGGGGCATTTTCTCCATCTTCAATGAACTCCAACCAAGAGAAGAAGCTAATCAAAAGGAGATTGATCGATACCATGAATATGCCTGTGAAAGTCATCCCTCAAATATCCAGGCAGTGAGCCCTGAGACTGATATCTTTCTGGAAAATCCCATCAATGCATATGCAAATGGGTTAGTTGACAAATATGAGGATATACAATATGACAATGGTGTGGTGAACATGAGCCACATAGAGGGCTGTGGTTCATGCAACTATCTGGAAAGAAATGATCCATCTGTCAACAGCTTCGATGAAAAAAACCATGCATCGGTCAGCATAACTGATTGGCATGTGCAGAGACAAAATTGTAATGTAGATAGCGAAACTTGTGAAATATGTTCAATCGCACCTAGACAATCTAAGAAAAAAGCACCTTATATAGGCAAGTTTTGGAGGTCCTCTCGTAATAAGAAGAATGTTTTGGTAGAATTGCCAAATGGTAAGGTTAATGGTAGGAATGTCAATGTCACTGTATCTCCAGGAGTGAATTCAGACGAAGTGGGTTCAACCACACTTAATTTAGGGGCGTCTGTTGTTATAAATC contains:
- the LOC121998558 gene encoding uncharacterized protein LOC121998558, giving the protein MARSAEREELTEKAYPAIGCHRNSRLPPASNLHLKRGCRLRRPIRNQSFSGSRQSGPVTALVTRKLHGAVRKEKTSTRGVGWSSSGDPLAAFSARKLATALWHLPAVGFIGSERQGRVARLGLEPNATHLQCPNVCDQDGRILHNSKGNELGSLISPCSLNASTQKATKWESRCLKSLDEMCYPINHTKLHKYQLYNASVIPVLQAKLVQAHSLINELRNGREPANKKLIHFLRKLLEEKALWQRGEHEKVQNILNTMKNDLNRERKSRKRAEAVHSKLVNELAQVKLSAKQYMQDYEKERKAREFVEHACNEFAKEIGDDKAEVLTLKRKSVKVQEELDADRKMLHLAELWREERVQMKLVDANLMLKEKYADLMRLQEDLDVFIITHSTTNMRVSVLKEAVMLRESVNSVKLEDIQFYYQPPASGGIFSIFNELQPREEANQKEIDRYHEYACESHPSNIQAVSPETDIFLENPINAYANGLVDKYEDIQYDNGVVNMSHIEGCGSCNYLERNDPSVNSFDEKNHASVSITDWHVQRQNCNVDSETCEICSIAPRQSKKKAPYIGKFWRSSRNKKNVLVELPNGKVNGRNVNVTVSPGVNSDEVGSTTLNLGASVVINPHVSRGIKGCVEWRRGTKAKNLKTKLLEARMENQMAQQLCHASKNKC